The following are from one region of the Amycolatopsis sp. QT-25 genome:
- the dinB gene encoding DNA polymerase IV: MPPPEGPILHADLDSFYASVEQRDDARLRGRPVIVGGGVVLAASYEAKAYGVRTAMGGGQARRLCPDAIVVPPRMRAYSEASKAVFEVFHNTTPLVEGISIDEAFLDVGGLLKIAGTPSRIAAKLRQDVLEQVGLPITVGVARTKFLAKVASGVAKPDGLLVVPHDEELEFLHPLPVERLWGVGKVTAQKLRERGVTTVGQMEGFGEKELVRMLGRGVGAHLHALSHNDDPRRVQTGRRRRSIGAQRALGSRPRSPAELDATLLTLADRLSRRLRSARRVCRTVVLRMRFGDFTRATRSHTLLEATEQTGAIVAAARGLLAAARPLIDQRGLTLIGLALTNLSKDDAIQLALPFGAKPKDALDATLDTVRDRFGSASITRAVHLGQVEEPWVPLLPD, from the coding sequence ATGCCGCCGCCGGAAGGTCCCATCCTGCACGCCGACCTCGACTCGTTCTACGCGTCGGTCGAGCAGCGGGACGACGCGCGCCTGCGCGGACGTCCGGTCATCGTCGGCGGCGGCGTCGTCCTGGCGGCGAGTTACGAGGCCAAGGCGTACGGCGTCCGCACGGCGATGGGCGGCGGACAGGCGCGGCGGCTGTGCCCGGACGCGATCGTCGTGCCACCTCGGATGCGCGCGTATTCGGAGGCGAGCAAGGCGGTCTTCGAGGTCTTCCACAACACGACGCCGCTGGTGGAAGGCATCTCGATCGACGAGGCCTTCCTCGACGTCGGCGGGCTGCTGAAGATCGCGGGCACGCCGAGCCGGATCGCCGCGAAGCTGCGTCAGGACGTCCTGGAGCAGGTCGGCCTGCCGATCACCGTCGGCGTGGCGAGGACGAAGTTCCTCGCGAAGGTGGCCAGCGGTGTCGCGAAACCGGACGGCCTCCTCGTCGTGCCGCACGACGAGGAACTGGAGTTCCTGCACCCGCTCCCGGTCGAGCGGCTGTGGGGGGTGGGCAAGGTGACGGCGCAGAAGCTGCGTGAGCGTGGCGTGACGACGGTCGGGCAGATGGAGGGGTTCGGGGAGAAGGAACTCGTCCGGATGCTCGGCCGCGGCGTCGGCGCCCATCTGCACGCCCTGTCCCACAACGACGACCCCCGGCGGGTGCAGACCGGCCGCCGTCGCCGCTCGATCGGGGCGCAGCGCGCGCTCGGCAGCAGGCCGCGTTCGCCCGCGGAACTCGACGCGACCCTGCTGACGCTGGCCGATCGCCTCTCCCGCCGTCTGCGGTCGGCACGCCGGGTGTGCCGCACCGTCGTGCTGCGGATGCGGTTCGGCGATTTCACCAGGGCGACGCGTTCCCACACCTTGCTGGAGGCGACCGAACAGACCGGCGCGATCGTCGCGGCGGCCCGTGGCCTGCTCGCCGCGGCGAGGCCGCTGATCGACCAACGCGGGCTCACGCTGATCGGGCTCGCGCTCACGAACCTGTCGAAGGACGACGCGATCCAGCTGGCCTTGCCGTTCGGGGCGAAGCCGAAGGACGCGCTCGACGCGACGCTCGACACCGTCCGGGACCGGTTCGGCTCGGCGTCCATCACACGCGCGGTGCATCTCGGGCAGGTCGAGGAGCCGTGGGTACCGCTCCTGCCGGACTGA
- the rnhA gene encoding ribonuclease HI codes for MAEVEIYTDGACSGNPGPGGWGAVLRYGTVEKEIYGGDPGPTTNNRMELTAPIEALESLKRRVAVDIYTDSTYVRNGITSWVRNWKNNGWMTSAKTPVKNADLWRRLDEAASKHDVEWHWVKGHAGHPENERADRLAVKGVEEVVGRPVIQPGERRQR; via the coding sequence GTGGCGGAAGTCGAGATCTACACCGATGGCGCGTGCAGCGGGAATCCCGGCCCCGGCGGCTGGGGCGCGGTGCTGCGGTACGGCACGGTCGAGAAGGAGATCTACGGCGGCGATCCCGGGCCGACCACGAACAACCGGATGGAACTGACCGCGCCCATCGAGGCGCTGGAAAGCCTGAAGCGCCGGGTCGCGGTCGACATCTACACCGACAGCACCTACGTCCGGAACGGCATCACCAGCTGGGTGCGGAACTGGAAGAACAACGGCTGGATGACCTCGGCCAAGACACCGGTCAAGAACGCCGATCTGTGGCGCCGTCTCGACGAAGCCGCCTCGAAGCACGACGTCGAATGGCACTGGGTCAAGGGCCACGCCGGGCATCCGGAGAACGAGCGAGCGGACCGGCTCGCCGTCAAAGGCGTGGAAGAGGTCGTGGGGCGACCCGTGATCCAGCCCGGGGAGCGTCGCCAACGGTGA